One window of Lytechinus variegatus isolate NC3 chromosome 2, Lvar_3.0, whole genome shotgun sequence genomic DNA carries:
- the LOC121409443 gene encoding gamma-butyrobetaine dioxygenase-like, with product MAASTSAYHTEASTFAQSEWKSNNIISQAYLNHEDGLVTVNWEPSEGTVDIQNDNKRRKTSGTSSLNGTTKAASTSYPFIWLRDFCHCERCFDEASVTKKTNLQDLDLEIGIKQISVSGDGKQIMITWRDDHESLYPSPWLWCSRFHDSTPDPFMDLPPELWRSDGIPDRLRVFQFDELLTSNQALYDWMKEIKVLGLVLVKNAPEHKEALSRLGKRVGYLKATNFGEVSSVYAPTDPKNPIYTAGNLYFHTDLTYYHQPPGIELLHCIKQFEGVGGDSTLVDGFNVARQMNEVDPEAFNVLSSNDVEFYQTGLMGPGRYFQMARNKIIRLNDNGEPMQISYSNHSRTSILRMPPKEVALFYRAMKLFTDLLYHQNNIYTYKMEAGDIIVINNFRVLHGRKGFEMKKGSERYLATAYLDWDLVYSRMRVLHRQLDI from the exons ATGGCTGCCAGCACCAGTGCATACCATACTGAAGCCAGCACTTTTGCTCAATCGGAATGGAAATCGAACAATATCATAAGTCAAGCTTATTTGAACCACGAAGATGGATTGGTGACCGTCAACTGGGAACCGAGCGAGGGCACTGTCGATATTCAGAATGATAATAAGAGAAGAAAAACGAGTGGAACATCGTCTTTGAACGGGACGACGAAGGCCGCGTCGACGTCGTATCCTTTTATCTGGTTACGGGATTTCTGTCACTGTGAGCGGTGTTTCGACGAGGCATCAGTGACGAAAAAA ACAAATCTCCAAGATCTTGACCTGGAAATCGGAATCAAACAAATCTCGGTTAGCGGAGATGgtaaacaaataatgataacgTGGAGAGACGACCATGAAAGCCTTTACCCATCCCCCTGGCTCTGGTGCAGCCGTTTCCATGACAGCACTCCAGATCCCTTCATGGATCTCCCGCCGGAACTTTGGCGGTCTGATGGAATACCAGATCGTCTGCGCGTATTTCAATTCGACGAATTACTGACGTCGAACCAAGCACTTTATGATTGGATGAAAGAAATCAAAGTTCTTGGACTCGTGCTGGTGAAGAATGCTCCTGAGCATAAAGAAGCTTTGAGTCGGCTTGGGAAGAGGGTGGGATACCTTAAAGCAACAAATTTTGG AGAGGTTAGTTCAGTGTATGCGCCTACTGATCCAAAGAACCCGATTTACACCGCGGGCAATCTATACTTTCATACCGACCTTACGTACTACCATCAACCGCCTGGG ATCGAGTTACTACACtgcataaagcagtttgaaggTGTTGGTGGTGACAGCACCTTAGTCGATGGCTTCAATGTAGCGAGACAAATGAATGAGGTTGACCCAGAAGCATTTAATGTCCTCTCATCAAACGATGTCGAGTTCTACCAGACAGGGCTAATGGGTCCAGGAAGGTATTTCCAGATGGCCAGGAATAAAATAATTCG tttgaatGATAATGGCGAGCCAATGCAGATCTCCTACAGCAATCATTCCAGAACATCCATACTCCGTATGCCGCCCAAGGAGGTGGCTTTATTCTACCGAGCGATGAAACTATTCACTGATCTTCTCTATCATCAAAACAATATCTATACATACAAGATGGAAGCTG GTGATATTATTGTGATCAATAACTTCCGAGTATTACACGGACGCAAAGGCTTTGAGATGAAGAAAGGTTCTGAGAGATATCTTGCCACGGCGTATCTTGACTGGGATCTGGTATATAGCAGAATGAGGGTCTTACACCGGCAATTGGATATCTGa